The Acidimicrobiia bacterium genomic interval CACGAGGTCCTGTAACTCGACGAGGTCAATCGGCCCGTGTCGGTCTTTTCCCTGTGTGTGGTAGTACTCAGCCATGGGCACAGGTTACGCGTTCAAGCGAGCAAGAACACGCATTGTTACGGGCCGGTGACCGATATCGATCCAATGACCACATCCGTCGTTGGCCGATCGCCCGCTCCGGTGGGGATGGCGGCAATGGCGTCTACGACCTCCATACCGGCGGTTACCTCACCAAAAATGGTGTACGAATAGGGGAGACCATAATCCTCTTGCATAATGAAGAATTGGCTCCCGTTGGTGTTTGGCCCCGAGTTGGCCATGGCCACAATTCCCCGGTTGTACGCTCGGGGAGTGGTTAGCTCATCGGCGAACGAGTATCCCGGTCCGCCTCTCCCGGTCCCGGTTGGATCGCCGCCTTGGATCATGAAGCCTGGTATGACCCGGTGGAAAATCACCCCGTCGTAGTAACCCTGTTGTGCCAGAAACAGGAAGTTGTTGACGGTCTGGGGCGCCGAGTCTGCGAAAAAGTCGAGCACGATGTCGCCGAGATTGGTCGTGATGGTCGCCGTGTACTGTGCGGAGGGATCGATGGCGAGCGCCGGCGGGCTGTCATAGGACAACCGTTCCGCCTCCCGGATGGTTGCTGGGGAACGAGCCGGTACCGACGGCACCGTGGTGTCTGTCGAATCGGCTGGCACCGATGAACTCGTCGAAAACTCGTCAGCTGCCAAAGTGTTTGACGTCGACACACCGTCGGAGGCATAGCCTTCAACCGAGGTTGACGGGCCACACGCCGACACGAAAATGGTCAAGACCAGCGCGGTCAGGACCATGAATGTGGACCGCATTAGTTTTCGAGGATCTCCACTGCGGTGATCACACAATCCTGGTGCGGGCGGTCGCCTGGCCCCGTGGAGGTCGTAGCAATCGAGTCGACCGTGTCGAGCCCCTCAAGCACCTTCCCAAAGATTGTGTAGTCGTTGGGCAGCCCGGCATCTTTGTGGACGATGAAGAACTGGCTTCCGTTGGTGTTGGGTCCGGCATTGGCCATGGCCAGCGTACCCCGGCTGTACATGCCGCCTCCGTCGAGTTCGTCACGGAATTTGTATCCTGGCCCGCCGCGGCCGGTGCCAGTGGGGTCGCCACCCTGGATCATGAATGACTCGATGACGCGATGGAAAATCACCCCATCGTAGAAACCATCCCTGGCAAGGAAGATGAAGTTATTGACGGCCAGCGGGGCACTGATCGCGTCAAGTTCGATTGTGATATCACCGTGGCTGGTGGTCAGCTTGGCTGTGTATGACTTGTCGAGGTCAATCGTGAGTGCCGGAGCGGCATCGTACTGAGATGGCATGGTGGGAACCTTTTCATAGGGTTGACTGGTCGGTCGAATCCGAGTCCGGCACAATAGCCAAGCCGGGCGCGCTTTGGGAAACCCTCAGTAGAGGGCGTTGGCGAGTCGTTTGCGATAGATGCCGACGACCGGATGGTCGTTCCCGAGCATGTCGAAGATCTCGATCATCGCCATCCGGGCTGTGTCACTGTCGTCATCGCGTTTCTCGATCGCCTCCAGCAATTCGTCGAATGCAAGTTCGGGTTCGCCTGCCCCGGCTAGAGCTTTTGCGTACGAGACCAGGTTTTCGACTGTCGGATTCTCCGAAAACGCCACTCTGAACTCTTCCAGGTTGGCGCCCGCAGATGCCATTACGGCCAGAGCGCTGAGTCGTTTGGTCTCCTCGTCGGCTGGCAGCGTCGAGAGTACTTCGAGAGCTTCTTCCATACGGTCGGTGTCGATGTACAGCATCGCCAGAGTCTTGGCGGCGTCTTCGCTGGTTCGAAGCGTCAGGATGTTGCGGAGGGCGGCTTCGGCACCGGCGACATCGCCGGTATCGAGGAGGTCGAGGGCTGCTTCGACATCGGGATCAGTCAGCGGTCCCACAAACTGTTCGATGAATGATCGAAGTTCGGCCTCGGAAATGGCTCCGGAGAACTGCCCGACCGGTTTGCCGCCGACGAAAGCCACCACGGTGGGGATGCCTTGAACCTTCATTGATTGAGATAGCGCCTGGTTGGCGTCGACGTCGACCTTGGCCAACTCGAACGCTCCGCCATAGTCTGCGGCGGCGGCCTCGAGCAGCGGACTCAAGGTCTTGCAGGGTCCGCACCATTCCGCCCAAAAGTCGACAAGAACCGGAACCTGGGTCGAGCGATCGACCACTTCGGTCATGAATTGCGCCTCAGAGACATCTTTTACATAAGGATTTGGCATGGGGAAATCCTAGTTGCGGTTTGCGGGTTAGAACCCGCATGAAGTTCGAGCCAATGCGTGTAACCTCATACCAATGCCAACCGGTACCGGAACATCGATGCAAGCCCCGTTTGGAGCGGTCGTCACTGCGATGATTACTCCATTCGATTCTGACGGTTCGGTGCAGTACGACCAGTTCCATCGGTTGTGCCGATTTCTCATATCGCACGGTTCCGATGCCCTCTTGGTGACCGGTACAACCGGAGAATCGCCCACCCTCACCTCATCGGAAAAACTGGCGTTGTATGCCGCGGCCGTTGAGGCCGTCGATGGCAAGGCCCCTGTGATAGCGGGAACGGGGACGTATGACACCCGCGCTTCGGTCGAGGCATCGAAGGCGGCTGCTGATCTGGGCGTCGACGGTCTATTGGCGGTTACTCCCTACTATTCGAAGCCGAGCCAGCGGATGCTCATCGCCCACTTCACTGCCATTGCCGATGCCACCGACCTGCCGGTGCTTATCTACAACATTCCGGGTCGTACGGCGAGGCTCATCGAGATTCCAACTCTCGTCGAACTTGCCCAACATCCTCGAATTATCGGCACCAAGGATGCCGTCGGGGACGTGGGATTTTCCTCACGAACCAGACAGCAGGTTCCAGAGGACTTTGCGATTTACTCAGGAGATGATTCGATGACACTGCCCATAATGTCGGTGGGAGGGTGTGGAGTCGTCTCGGTGGCAAGCCACCTGGTCGGGCCCCAGATCAAAGCAATGGTGACGGCGGCAGGTTCAGGCGATCTGGCTGAGGCAACCCGGCTTCACGATGCACTGATGCCGACGTTCGAAGGTTGTTTTTTGGAGCCGAATCCGGTACCTCTCAAGGGCGCCATGTCGGCCCTGTGGGAGCCGATGGGTCCGCCCCGTCTTCCGTTGCTTCCAGCGCTTGCGGGGACGACTGCCACGTTGGTTGCCGCTGTGGGAAAGGTGCAATCTCTGTGAGCGTCAAGATCACATTCCTCGGGGGGTTGGGCGAGATTGGTCGCAACTGTGCCGCCATCGAACATGATGGGAAGATCGCCCTCGTTGACTGTGGGCTCATGTTCCCCGAAGCGGACATGCTCGGTGTTGACCTGGTTTTTCCGAACTGGGAATGGCTCATCGAGCGAAAGACAGACGTCGAATGCGTCATCGTCACCCACGGACACGAGGACCACGTCGGAGCCCTCGCCTACTTTCTTCAGGAGTTCCCGGGTCTACCCGTGTATGGCACCGAGCTATCGGTGGCACTGGCGAGAGGCCGGGTCGACGAAATAGGCGTCGAGGCCGATTTCATCGGTTGTGAGGACAACCGATGGGTTGAGCACGGGCCGTTTGGCTTCATGTTTGTTCCGGTCTCGCATTCCATTCCCCAAGGGGCCGGGATTGTATTTGACACGCCGGAAGGTTTCGTCATTCATTCGGGTGACTTCAAGCTTGACCCCACCCCGGTCGATGGCCGCCCAACGGATCTTCAACAGTTTGCCCACTTCGGACGCGAGGGTGTTCGTTTGTTGATGGCCGACTCCACCAATGCCGAAATCCCTGGTTTTGTCCCTTCCGAGACGTCACTGGCGTCAGAGATCGGCGAGATCGTCAGTCACGCCGAAGGTCGAGTCGTCGCGGCCTGCTT includes:
- the dapA gene encoding 4-hydroxy-tetrahydrodipicolinate synthase translates to MQAPFGAVVTAMITPFDSDGSVQYDQFHRLCRFLISHGSDALLVTGTTGESPTLTSSEKLALYAAAVEAVDGKAPVIAGTGTYDTRASVEASKAAADLGVDGLLAVTPYYSKPSQRMLIAHFTAIADATDLPVLIYNIPGRTARLIEIPTLVELAQHPRIIGTKDAVGDVGFSSRTRQQVPEDFAIYSGDDSMTLPIMSVGGCGVVSVASHLVGPQIKAMVTAAGSGDLAEATRLHDALMPTFEGCFLEPNPVPLKGAMSALWEPMGPPRLPLLPALAGTTATLVAAVGKVQSL
- a CDS encoding peptidylprolyl isomerase, with protein sequence MPSQYDAAPALTIDLDKSYTAKLTTSHGDITIELDAISAPLAVNNFIFLARDGFYDGVIFHRVIESFMIQGGDPTGTGRGGPGYKFRDELDGGGMYSRGTLAMANAGPNTNGSQFFIVHKDAGLPNDYTIFGKVLEGLDTVDSIATTSTGPGDRPHQDCVITAVEILEN
- the trxA gene encoding thioredoxin, which gives rise to MPNPYVKDVSEAQFMTEVVDRSTQVPVLVDFWAEWCGPCKTLSPLLEAAAADYGGAFELAKVDVDANQALSQSMKVQGIPTVVAFVGGKPVGQFSGAISEAELRSFIEQFVGPLTDPDVEAALDLLDTGDVAGAEAALRNILTLRTSEDAAKTLAMLYIDTDRMEEALEVLSTLPADEETKRLSALAVMASAGANLEEFRVAFSENPTVENLVSYAKALAGAGEPELAFDELLEAIEKRDDDSDTARMAMIEIFDMLGNDHPVVGIYRKRLANALY
- a CDS encoding peptidylprolyl isomerase, with amino-acid sequence MRSTFMVLTALVLTIFVSACGPSTSVEGYASDGVSTSNTLAADEFSTSSSVPADSTDTTVPSVPARSPATIREAERLSYDSPPALAIDPSAQYTATITTNLGDIVLDFFADSAPQTVNNFLFLAQQGYYDGVIFHRVIPGFMIQGGDPTGTGRGGPGYSFADELTTPRAYNRGIVAMANSGPNTNGSQFFIMQEDYGLPYSYTIFGEVTAGMEVVDAIAAIPTGAGDRPTTDVVIGSISVTGP